The DNA segment TGCCGTGGTATTGCCATACCGGTGTATATTATTGTACACCTGGTCGTCTGTCAATCCCAGCTTCTGTTGTACAAACTGGGCAATGCGCAGGTTGGCCTGGTGAGGTATCAGCATCCGGAGGTCCGAAGGCTGGTAGCCATTGGCTGTGAGTGCTTCCATAATTACTTCAGGAAACTTAACCACCGCTTTTTTAAATACGGAAGGACCATCCATAAAAGGGAAATTCTGGGCCTTGTCGATCATGGCATGGCTCATAAACATATCGGCTATTTCCGCCTCATTGAAATCGGCCAGTGGCTGGTCTACCCAGTGATTGGCATGGGTGCCGGGATTATACATGGCCAGTATTTCGGCGCTTTCTCCATCGCTGTGCAAGTGGGTGCTTAAAATGCCCTGGTTCTCCTTGTTGGCAGGTTGCAATACCACGGCTCCGGCGCCATCGCCAAAGATCACGCTTACATTCCGGCCACGGGTACTGAAGTCCAGTCCAAACGAGTGTTTCTCACTGCCAATCACCAGCACATTCTTATACATACCGCCTTTTATAAACTGGTCGGCCACACTTAAAGCATAGATAAAACCGCTGCATTGATTTCTTACATCCAGCGCCCCGATCTCTTTCATCTTCATGGCCCTTTGCACCAGTACGCCGCAACCGGGGAAATAATAGTCCGGGCTTAGGGTGGCAAACACGATAAAATCTATATCCTGTGGCGTAATGCCCGCCCGTTCTATGGCTATTTTGGCGGCTTCCACGCCCATGGTGGTAGTGGTCTCCTGTGTACGGTGGGCATAGCGGCGTTCTTTAATACCGGTCCTTTCCTGGATCCATTCATCACTCGTTTCCATGTATTTGGTAAGGTCCTGGTTCGTAACAACCTGTTCGGGTACATATAGGCCGATTCCGGCAATCCTGGAGCGTATCATAGGCAAGACATTTTAGCTGAACAAGTTAAGGAAAAGAAGATTGCACCGGAAATGAAACTATTGCAAAGGGAACCAATTAACGGGAAGCCTTGCTGGCTTTAGGCTACGGTCTTGTATCGATCATGGTACTACCATGGTAAGGTTACCTTAAGGTTTTCTTAGGGTTATCTTAGGATCATCCTCAGCTTTTAACCCTAGGAAAACCCTAAGAAAACCCTAGGATGACCCTAGGATGACCCTAGGATGACCCCAGGATGGCAGGTAGATGATAGTAGGATTGCCCTTACCTGACCGGTAGTTAATAGGGTCAGAACAAGCTATTATGAAATCGCTACCAGAAGAGGATTTAACTATAAGAAATATTGGTTTCCCGGTGAGCGGGAAATCCAGGTAAGAGAAAGATTATTAGTCTGTTAATGATTAGTTTTTGAGCGTGTCAATCTTTAAAACGTCCAACATAAAGCGGGTAATTTCCCTTTCAACGCCGGCAACGTCGTGCGACTTGATCCAGGAACCCATTACATGGTTGCCGGTTTTAGGCATGGCCGCCGCCCGCTTTTGGTCCGTGGCCGTACCCAGTTCGTCAAACATCTTCAGCGCTGCGGATACCTTCACTACACTGTCCTGGTGCACCTCGTCACGGTAATAATACAGCAGCAGGGTGGGTTGTTTTACCTTTTCAAAAGTGACTTTATTCATGGAGGTTTCCAGCAATTCCTCCAGGTTTACAGCCGCTTCCAGCCGGTAAGGGCTGTTCCAGTATTGCTTGTAAATAGCGCGTTTGTCTTCCGACTCCATATAATTCGATCCCGTCACCAGCCTGGCTATCTGCAATCCCCAGGGATTATTGAGCAGCCAGGCATTGGGATCATTAATGGCAATATTGGGCGATAACAAAACCAGCGCATATATCTGCTGCGGGTAGCTGGCCGCCAGCTTCAGGGCGAGGGTGCCGCCGGTGGAAGTACCTACCAGGATCACCTTATCGCCCAATTGCTCCCCAATGGCCAGCGCTTCCTGTGCGCTTTCCCAATATTTATCTGCGGTCAGGTTCACCAGGGCTTCCGGAGTATCAATACCATGTTCAGCCAGCCGGGACAGATACAAGTTGCAACCAAATTGCCGGGCAATATCCTTGTGTACCGGATCGCCTTCGCCCTGCGAGGCAGAAAAGCCATGCAGGTACACCAGCGAATAAGGTGTTTTGGTCCGGACTGAATCATTGGCCCAGATAATACGGGCTTCATTATCCGGCTTTATCTGGTGCTGTGCTTCATGAGTACGTACATATTGCTGAAGGGAATCGGCGGTGGCGGGTACCACCGGCATATCCAGGCGATAAGCAGGGTCTGCAGGTTTGGGGCCCATCAGGTAAACAATAACAATTACCAGGAGGGCGATAATCCACCATTTCTTCTTGAACATGCGGTAAATTTGTACGTTAAATTAACGCAAAAAGCCAGGCTTGCATAAATTATCAATCCATGAATTCCGAGACAGGTAAATACATCATACTCATTGGCTGTGGGGTGGTATTACTGGGGGTCATTATCTACTTTTTTCATGATAAATTACATTGGATAGGACGCCTGCCCGGCGATATTCGCGTAGAGAAGGAAAACGTACGGTTCTATTTCCCCATCACCACCATGATCCTGTTCAGCGTCCTGGTGAGTGTTATAGTGGCTATAGTAAGGAAATTCTTATAGTTAAATTGTCAATGTTTGGTTGCCGGATTCGGCCATACAAAGAAACGATTATCAAAATAATAAGTTTCCCCGATTCCTTGTCCCTCCCGCTGAATTAGCGTACTTTTGCGCCTCTTTTTGCCCGTTGAAAACCTGAATAGTAGCTAATCGCTTGCTGGCCAGTGGATCAACTTATTAACAAGTTAATTATGGAAATAAGAAATATAGCGATTATCGCCCACGTAGACCACGGAAAGACTACCCTGGTAGACAAGATCTTACACGCCACCAAAGTGTTCCGGGATAACCAGGAAACCGGTGAGCTGATCATGGATAGCAACGACCTGGAGCGTGAAAGAGGTATTACCATTTTCAGTAAGAATGCCTCCGTAACCTACAAGGGCGTTAAGATCAACGTGATAGATACCCCTGGCCACGCCGACTTTGGCGGTGAGGTAGAACGGGTATTGAAAATGGCCGACGGTGTTTGCCTGCTGGTAGACGCTTTTGAAGGCCCGATGCCACAGACGCGCTTTGTGCTGCAAAAGGCATTGCAACTGAACCTGAAGCCTATCGTGATCATCAATAAAGTAGATAAACCCAACTGCCGCCCCGATGAAGTACACGACGCGGTATTTGAGCTCTTCTTCAACCTCGATGCTACCGAAGAACAACTGGATTTCCCTACCTTCTATGGTTCCGGTAAGAACGGTTGGTTCAACGATTCCCTCACACAGATTGATAACATCAACCCGCTGCTGGATGGTATCCTGAAGCATGTGCCGCCACCCAAAGTAAATGAAGGACCTGTACAGATGCAGATCACTTCACTCGACTATTCTTCTTTCCTGGGCCGTATTGCCGTAGGTAAAGTAAGCCGTGGCGTTCTGAAAGAAAACCAGCCCATCGCTTTGATGCAAACCAATGGCACTATTAAGAAGTCAAGGGTTAAAGAATTATACGTATTTGAAGGCATGGGCAAGAAGCGGGTTACTGAAGTCGTGGCCGGCGACCTTTGCGCTGTAGTAGGTATTGAAGATTTTGGTATCGGTGATACCATTGCCGATGCAGAGAATCCCGAAGCATTACCGGTAATCAGCGTGGATGAGCCTACTATGAACATGCTGTTTTCCATCAACAACTCTCCGTTCTATGGCCGCGATGGTAAATTTGTTACCAGCCGTCACCTGCGCGACCGTCTCATGAAGGAAACAGAGAAAAACCTGGCCCTGCGCGTAAAAGAAGCAGAAGGTGGTGGTGATAGCTTCCTGGTATATGGCCGTGGTATCCTGCACCTGGGTATCCTCATCGAAACCATGCGCCGGGAAGG comes from the Paraflavitalea devenefica genome and includes:
- a CDS encoding 3-oxoacyl-ACP synthase III family protein, whose product is MIRSRIAGIGLYVPEQVVTNQDLTKYMETSDEWIQERTGIKERRYAHRTQETTTTMGVEAAKIAIERAGITPQDIDFIVFATLSPDYYFPGCGVLVQRAMKMKEIGALDVRNQCSGFIYALSVADQFIKGGMYKNVLVIGSEKHSFGLDFSTRGRNVSVIFGDGAGAVVLQPANKENQGILSTHLHSDGESAEILAMYNPGTHANHWVDQPLADFNEAEIADMFMSHAMIDKAQNFPFMDGPSVFKKAVVKFPEVIMEALTANGYQPSDLRMLIPHQANLRIAQFVQQKLGLTDDQVYNNIHRYGNTTAASVPIALCEAWQEGKVKDGDLVCLAAFGSGFTWASALLKW
- a CDS encoding alpha/beta hydrolase, producing MFKKKWWIIALLVIVIVYLMGPKPADPAYRLDMPVVPATADSLQQYVRTHEAQHQIKPDNEARIIWANDSVRTKTPYSLVYLHGFSASQGEGDPVHKDIARQFGCNLYLSRLAEHGIDTPEALVNLTADKYWESAQEALAIGEQLGDKVILVGTSTGGTLALKLAASYPQQIYALVLLSPNIAINDPNAWLLNNPWGLQIARLVTGSNYMESEDKRAIYKQYWNSPYRLEAAVNLEELLETSMNKVTFEKVKQPTLLLYYYRDEVHQDSVVKVSAALKMFDELGTATDQKRAAAMPKTGNHVMGSWIKSHDVAGVEREITRFMLDVLKIDTLKN
- a CDS encoding DUF2905 domain-containing protein — translated: MNSETGKYIILIGCGVVLLGVIIYFFHDKLHWIGRLPGDIRVEKENVRFYFPITTMILFSVLVSVIVAIVRKFL
- the typA gene encoding translational GTPase TypA, whose amino-acid sequence is MEIRNIAIIAHVDHGKTTLVDKILHATKVFRDNQETGELIMDSNDLERERGITIFSKNASVTYKGVKINVIDTPGHADFGGEVERVLKMADGVCLLVDAFEGPMPQTRFVLQKALQLNLKPIVIINKVDKPNCRPDEVHDAVFELFFNLDATEEQLDFPTFYGSGKNGWFNDSLTQIDNINPLLDGILKHVPPPKVNEGPVQMQITSLDYSSFLGRIAVGKVSRGVLKENQPIALMQTNGTIKKSRVKELYVFEGMGKKRVTEVVAGDLCAVVGIEDFGIGDTIADAENPEALPVISVDEPTMNMLFSINNSPFYGRDGKFVTSRHLRDRLMKETEKNLALRVKEAEGGGDSFLVYGRGILHLGILIETMRREGYELTVGQPQVIVKDIDGVRSEPYENLVVDVPQEFASKVIDLVTRRKGEMQIMETKGEMQHLEFEIPSRGLIGLRTQMLTATTGEAVMAHRFVDYKPWKGSIPGRNNGVLISKSAEKTTAYSIDKLQDRGTFFVDPGEDVYTGQIVAENIKPGDLVVNVTEAKKLTNHRASGSDDATRIAPKTLMTLEECMEYIQTDECIEVTPNFIRMRKVILDENERNKVQKSMKTEAV